In the genome of Bradyrhizobium sp. CB3481, the window TCTAGAGCCTTTGTGCAGCCGGTATTGCGGGCCTTCGGCGATGTCACGCACGGAGGTATCTGATGGACCGGTCGCCCGATCGACTGAATCTCGATCATCTGAAGAAGCAAGCCAAGGACCTGATCCGCCTTCATCGAAGCCGCGACGCGGCGGCGATGGCGCGGTTTCGCGCCGCACTGCCCGCTGCTGCCGGGCACAGCGATGAGGCCATTTCCTCGCTGCAGCTTCGCCTGCACGACGCGCAATCCTGCATCGCGCGCGAACACGGGTTTGCATCGTGGTCCGATTTGAAGCGCTATGTCGAAGTCCAGATGGCGCTGCGCGGTGAGCGCGCGTCGCGCGTGCTGCACTGGGCGCAGCTGCTTTATTCCGGCGATGTCAGCGGCACGGTCAACCGTGCCAATCCGCGCGTTGCCCTGCGGATGCTGGCCGATGATCCCGCGCTTGCTGCTGACGATCCTTATCTGGCCTGCGCCATCGGCGACGAAGGCGTGCTGCGGCAGACGAGCGAGGCCGATCCATCGTGGGTCAACCGGCCGGGCGGTCCGCTACAATTGCCGCCGCTGTTTGCGGTAGCGCATTCGGGCCTGCTGCGCATGCAGGAATTTCGCGAGCGTCTACATCGCTGCGCGGAGCGCCTGATCGCCGCCGGCGCCAACGTCAACCAGCACATTTTCAGCCGCTGGGCGCCGGCATCGCTCGAGAAGCCAGACCTGCGCTATCCGCTCTCGACGCTCTATGGGGCGGCCGGCAGCAATCACGATGCCACTCTGACCAAGCTTTTGCTTGAAGCCGGCGCCAACCCGAACGACGGCGAGTCGCTCTACCACTCACTGGAGAATCCGGCATGCACCCGCCTGCTGCTCGAGCATGGCGCGCGCATCTCCGAGAGCAATGCGATCTACCGCGCGATGGACCTCGACGACGACAGCGCGCTACAATTGTTGCTGCAACACGGCGGCGATCCGAACGAGCCGGCGCGGAATGCCCCGTTGACCGACTGGGGCTCACCGCTGGCATGGGCCATTTACCGGCGGCACCCTCGTCATGCCAGCGCGCTCCTGGAGGCCGGGGCCGACGCGTCGCGGCCAACGGCGGACGGTGTGAGCCCATATCGGCTGGCACTGCAATTCGGGCTCTCTGACGTCGCGGCCCTGCTGCGGGCGCAAACCAACCCGCCTGATATTTCCGACGAGGAGCGATTCGTTGCCGCCTGCGCACGCGGCGACGAAGCCGAGGCGCGCGCGATTCGAGCCCGGCGGCCCGATTTGCCGGCGTCGCTGTCAGCGAAGCAATTGCGCCTGTTGCCCGACATGGCCGCCGCCGGCGCCGATGACGTCGTCAGGCTGATGGTCAGCCTCGGCTGGCCGATCGCCGTGCGCGGCGGCGACTGGGATGCGTCGGCGCTCAACCACGCGGTGTTCCGCGGCGACGCCGGCCTGACTCGCTTCCTGCTCGAACACGGTGCTGATTGGCGCGAAAAGCACGGCTACGGCGACAACGCCTGCGGCTCGCTGGCATGGGCCTCATGCAACGAACCGGTCGAAGGCGGCGACTGGGTCGGCTGCGCGCGCACCCTGCGCGATCACGGCATGCCCGGCGCCACGATTATTCCTGGTGATTCCGACCATGTGATGGTCGCCGGAAAAAAGAAGCGGTTTTCGGATGAAGTTACCGAGGAATTGCTGGGTTAGTCGACGAACGTCACGGTATCGGCGACGCTCGCCCGCGAGGTGCGATAGCTGTTGACCTTGTGGGCGTGGTCGGCATAGCCGAACGAGATTCCACAGACCACGCGGCGATCATCGGCGAGCTTGAAGTGGCGCCGGATCAGCCCGGAGTGCCGCGCCAGCGCGGCCTGCGGAATGGTGCCGAGACCGAGCGCCTGCGCCGCCAGCATGAAGTTGGCGACATAGGCGCCGCAATCGACGGCGCCATAAATGCCGAGCGGCTCGTCGGTGTGGATGATGGCGACGTGCGGCGCGCCGAAGAAATTGTAGTTCTCAAGCGCCTGCTTGGCGTAGGCCGCCTTGTCACCACGCGCGATGCCCAGCGTGTTGTAAAGCTGGAAACCGCTCTCGCGGCGGCGTTCCAGATAGACACCGAGATATTCGCGCGGCGGCGCAAAATCGTGGTTGTCCTTGGCACCGGAAGCCGCCTCGGCATAGATCGCCTTGCGGAAGGTCTCCTTCG includes:
- a CDS encoding nitroreductase: MDVSATEQRDRIGVLEELLDERYSVRAFLPREVPRETIEHVLKVAQRTASWCNSQPWQVLIASGEAKETFRKAIYAEAASGAKDNHDFAPPREYLGVYLERRRESGFQLYNTLGIARGDKAAYAKQALENYNFFGAPHVAIIHTDEPLGIYGAVDCGAYVANFMLAAQALGLGTIPQAALARHSGLIRRHFKLADDRRVVCGISFGYADHAHKVNSYRTSRASVADTVTFVD